From one Streptomyces chromofuscus genomic stretch:
- a CDS encoding MaoC family dehydratase, with product MQFGRTYEEFEVGATYKHWPGKTVTEYDDHLFCLLTMNHHPLHMDTNYAEKTTDFGRNVVVGNYVYSLLLGMSVPDISGKAIANLEIESLKHVAPTFHGDTIYGETTVLDKWPSKSKNDRGIVHVETKGYKQDGTLVCVFRRKVMVPTETYIKERGGEQPGRPELREQGK from the coding sequence ATGCAGTTCGGACGCACCTACGAGGAGTTCGAGGTCGGGGCGACGTACAAGCACTGGCCGGGCAAGACGGTCACCGAGTACGACGACCACCTGTTCTGCCTCCTCACCATGAACCACCACCCGCTCCACATGGACACCAACTACGCGGAGAAGACGACGGACTTCGGCAGGAACGTCGTCGTCGGGAACTACGTCTACTCCCTGCTGCTCGGCATGTCCGTCCCGGACATCTCCGGCAAGGCGATCGCCAACCTGGAGATCGAGTCGCTCAAGCACGTGGCGCCGACCTTCCACGGCGACACGATCTACGGCGAGACGACCGTGCTCGACAAGTGGCCGTCGAAGTCGAAGAACGACCGCGGCATCGTCCACGTCGAGACCAAGGGGTACAAGCAGGACGGCACGCTGGTCTGCGTGTTCCGCCGCAAGGTGATGGTCCCCACCGAGACGTACATCAAGGAGCGCGGCGGCGAGCAGCCGGGCCGCCCCGAGCTGAGGGAACAGGGGAAGTAG